ACAacacttcctgctcctctttTTCTCAGCGCCCGTGTGTATAAAACCATCACCCTGGACAGGGGCTCGTCTGGGCTGGGCTTCAGCATCGTGGGGGGGTTCGGCAGCCCCCATGGAGACCTGCCCATCTATGTCAAAACAGTGTTTGACAAGGTAAGAATACCTGCGGTTTAAACCTGGGCTTTTTACTGAACTGGATCTTGGAAGTGGTCTGTATAACATGATGATGACAACTGGATGTGACTTGTGTATAAAATGTGATTGACTATATCCTGGAAGTGATCTGTTTGACTGTGGTTGATTGGATCCTGGAAGTGATCTGTTTGACTGTGGTTGATTGGATCCTGGAAGTGATCTGTCCAGCATGGTGACAGACTGGTCTGTCATGCTCTCTCCAGGGGGCAGCTCTGGAAGACGGCAGACTGAAGGGCGGCGACCAGATCATTGCCGTCAACGGACACTGTCTGGAGGGCGTGTCGCACGCAGAGGCTGTCGACATTCTGAAGAGAACCAAGGGCACCGTAGTCCTCACCGTGCTCTCCTGAACGCTGTGTCCCGCTTTGATGATGTCATCCGCACATGTGGTAGCGTAGAAGGTAGATGTCAGTCACACAGCTTGTCCCCTGCTCAACAGGCTAAACGTCAACCCATCTGAATGTAGAAGTGCTTCTGACTAGCTTTACAGTAAGTGACTGCAAgcttacagtacacacagcaaAACATCTATACAGACTATACAGACCTTCAGGAAAAATGATGAAAAGTATTGTAAGTACTTAAAAGTTACTTTTAAGTACTTAAAATCTGAATATTCATTGGTATGTATTGCATTCTATTAGAGCTTACATGCCTAACCACAGTTTAGTAGGCCACCTCTAATAAGATTAAGTCTGTATAATAAGACATGTGGCAAATTCATGCAATTAAGTGATTCTGCCAATCTTTTGTGTGGCAATAAGCTTTTAGAAGATTTTCCTTCTAGAACTTCCATTGGATAGCATGTCTCATGTTTGCTTGTTTCTTCCTGATTGGGGGGTCCCTCCCgcacaatctttttttttttttttttactgtaactcAGTACTTACTCTTTTTGAATAATATTTATCTTCACAATGTTGTGTAACACATTTGATTTCAGATGATAATACAGATTTATACTGATATTTATTTTATAGACACGACTTTCAACTGGCAAGTATTATtatggtgtgtgagagagaacttGGTTTGTTGATACATTTAgcattatttattcatttatttatacacTGTACAACGATTATGGAACATCTATTTCTACACAACAATGTCTGTAGCAGGTAGCACATGTTTCCCTCatagtttgtgtgttttctttctgCGTAGAAAAGTGTCTCTGGACTTCTGTGGATCTGATTTTGTATTGTATGTTTTAATTGAGAGTTAGTCattcaatgtttgtttttttcatgtgATTGTAAGCTCGGTTGGAAAGTAGTTTGTTAGTTACTGTACGAGACCTACATGTGTGTTGTCTTCCTGCGATCCTATTAAATGTCCCTTTGGTAGAGTTTAGACCAGAGAGATACTTGACAGTACTAGATGATCTAATGAACGTGTTAATAATGTTATGCATATGGACCTTTCATATGGCTGCTAGATCTATCTGATGGTTTTGAGGAAAATAGGCAAACAAGCAaacctttttgttgttgtaccaTACAGCTTTATTTGTAAAGAGGAGAATGTTGAAACCGTACGTCGGTCATAATACAGGATGCCACACACCATGCGGACGGTATCGGACTTGTAATCTAATGAAAGCAGTGCAAGCTCAGGCACTGTACATCCAATGCTGTTTTTCttacctcatctctctctctccctctccctcccttacaCATAGTGCACGCACCACTcgtctcctgttcctctctcacacacacacacacttgcagagaAACACTTGTGTTTAGTCTAGCgtccaggggagggaggatggcacGCACTGGAACCACACTATCTCATAGAGCCATGATTAGGATGACAGCAGAGTTGGAGAGGGATGGATTAGACAGGAAGGGGGGGCTTGTTTTCATCCCCGGTCCTGCAGGGTTCTGTCTTGTTGAAGGCTTTTTCATTACAGGAGGCTTTGTATAAGTCAGTTGGGGCTCTACTGGACGTTTAATACAAATGCTTTTCAGCATCAACAAGACATGGTTACTCCTTTCAGATTTACCACTGGTGAGAACCTAACTCTCACATTCTAGATTGAGAATCGTATTTGAAATTACGATTTTATTTATAATGTTATTTTTGGTTTTGTGGGCTCTCCCGACTACCACTTGTTACAAAGTTAATGGTTTTTAGCCCAAGGCCTTTATTGGGTTTTACCAGCAGAGAAAATGTGAACATGttttctttgctctctctcattACGAAGGAAATCCGACCAGGTAGTGATCCACACTACCGGACTTaaattcctctctccccctgtaacATTTATGAGGATCGAGGATGGGGCGGGGGGTAGGTGAGAGGACTTTAAGTCCTTAAGAGgagtccttttttttttactaggccCTCTGTGAAAACATCCAGCTGTTTCTTCCCAGGTCTCTGGGCTTATctccctgcttgcctgtctgtttgtctgcctgtctgtctgtctgtctgtacatgTGTCTTCCCAGCCAGCCATGTGGCACGAGCAGACCCAGGCTCAGGAGAAGGATGACAGGAGGCCCTCTGTGGAAGGCTCTAAGGTACTCTGCTGGAGTTGGCCCTTTGAGCtcattacaaaaaaaaactaagacTGAAAAGGAAAAAGGTTGCACATTTTAAACGTGCCCAAGTGGAACTTGGTATAGGACTGTTGGGTTTTCCATAAGTAAGAGGATGTTAATATTGATGTTGTTTTTGGTAGCACAACCTTCAACTacccctttacaacatccacttaGAGTACCCCTTAAACTTCTCCCCCATATAATTGTACAATAATTCTGACAATTTTGTAATAACCTATACTGCTAATACTATTTAATTGCATTTAGTTTATGCAATGTTAAGTGTTGCCTTCCCTTTTATAAGCCCACCTATCTAAGCTTTGAGCTTGTGACAGTCCAATACTGCATGTATAACTGCAATACTGCTGGATGCCATTGCACACTTATGCTATCCAGTGAAAGTGCGCGGTGCGATGGGGTCCACCCCTAGAGTGTCCAGGTAGCTTCCCACAGACATCGCGTCGAAAGTGTCACTACCGTACTGCAAACTGGACACGCTGCTCCGAAGAGACGCGTCCTGGCTGTCTGCAAGGCTACAGACACTCCCCGCGAGGCTACCCTCCCGGCTTGCTGACACTACCATCCCCCGTTCCTCTAGGGCCCAGCGCGTCGACTCGATGCAATCGTTGATTGACAGGAGCTGGCGCATCAGTTTCACGTCTGTGCCCCGCAGGTGAGTCTGTGTGTTCAGAAGGGCAAGTTCAAACTTGAGCAGTTAATAAACAATAATTTATATGGATAAACCTGTTTCATCAGCACATGCGCTGAAAAGGTACACAAGAGAAGTTCTCAGCCTGCAGGTTAAGTTATGGAAGCGCATTGTGTAATATCTGATCGACTGAAATGTAGCAACTATTTTCAAGGGTAGGGCATATGTTGCACCATAATCATTATAGTTTAGCATGCACATGACAGCCACTATTTTATGCAAATCGTCAGTACAAATTCAAAACAACTTACCATCTCTTGTCTAAGGAAGCGTAACTTGCTTGGCAAACTGTCTGAGTTGCATGTATTTGTCGATTCAAATCTGTTACCAAATGAGCAGGGATCCTTCAACTTTCCATCCGTGATGGAACGAAAAAGGCAGTCTGGTATCTTCCGACCCAACTTCTTCTCGATATCTCTCAGATCTGTTCCAATGTTGGTATCCATTGAAAAAGTTAGCTTCTATACAGTCCCCGGACATGGCTTAGTCAATGACATCGAACTAAAGTTACAAGCTGCTCACCACGCGTTATTACGCACGGCCCTCTTGCGTCAAGTGGGAGATAGAgctcccctctctttccacaTTTAAAGACACCGGTGACATACTTTCTGATACCCTACGCCCTCTGCCGTAGCAGCAGGAACTAATACATGTACCCACTGTGTTGTGAATGTTACCCAATCATTGCATACTCAATATTAAGCCTGCCGGAAAATATTTTTCAACAGGTGGATTACCCCGCCCAAActgttttattttgaaaactaaatcCCAAGAAAGTCCTAAACATTTGTTAGTGTAGTAGGCCTCCCCGAAATCATCATTTGTATTCAGTTATTTGTGTTATGACCGCATTATTGGCCACAAATTAGACCACTCCACTGCAGTTTGGCTTAACTGTAATAACCCATTTTGTCCACAAGAGACTGCTCGTGCACTTCATTGCTATCACGCATCTGTGCTTAATAACTCCCGAACTTGACTCCGGGACATCCCAGGTCCTTGAATAAGCACACTCGCATCCACCCACACCCAGGGTTCAAAACCAGTCGAACTTTATTAGAAGAGGGaagaataaaaaacaaaacaagtcaaGGTATACTGTTAGGGCCCGTGGGGCGTGCGAGCTAAACGACAGATTGCGTCTTGTCCATCCGCCGGTCGTCCTCCGAGTAGCGCCGGAACGTCTCCCCCAGCAGGGGCTCCAGACCCTCCGCGGAGCGGTAGGACCGGGCGCGCACAGCGCATGCGATGACCCCTcccaccaccgccaccaccaGCACGGCGGCAACAATGCCAATGGTGATGATCTCAGACAGCGTGTAGGGGCGCGCTGCAGAGGGGCACAGAGAGCGTGGGTAAGGTTGCAGACGTTGACCACAAATGGGCAGAACCGTCGCCACAGCGTGCTTCCCCCAGCGTCCGGGAATGCCCGGGTCGTCTGGGAAAAGGTTAAAGGTCATGCGGGTGTGACTCACTTGGCCATTGGACCTCGTAGGCGTAGCCCAGGTTCTGAGGGGCGGGGACAAACATCTCTGCATTGGTGACAGGGGGCCAGAAGGGAACCATGTTGAACTGTCGGTTGTGGCCGATTGGAGCATTCTCCTCTGGGTACACAGCCTCACCTGAGGAAGGGGAGAAAGGATGGAGCATGTTATGCCAGAGtcagatgtgtgagtgtgtgtttgcgcacaTCCTTGGGCatgtgactgtgtttcattatccttgtgtgtgtgtgtatgtttgtgtgtgtgtgcccccaaACCTGGGCTGTGCCTGCTCAACCACTCGTCAAAGATGGCGTCAGTGAAGGTGTGCAGCAGGACGAAGATGGGGTCGTTAGGGGACAGGTGCGTCTGTCCCCCGGTCCCGTTCAGGAACAGGTGGGCCAAGTTGTGGAGGCTGCGGACCACCGGGTCATATCCCCCCTGAGGGGCAGAGTAGcctgatggagggagagcaggaggacatTACAACAGGTCCCTGGTACAGGTCGACGGTCGATTCAtgcgccgtgtgtgtgtgtgttttgggcatTGGGTATTTTTAATTTGTTAATGTTCAGTCTGTATGCGGACATGTGTGTCTATCGGTCTGGTCAAACTATTTGTCTGTAGGCAGAATTGTTTCTGGTtttggatttgtgtgtgcagtgtttcaGTCTTCATCTGCCAGAGTTTTTTGtgtcgagtgtgtgtgcgccttgtacgtgtgtgtgcgccttgtacgtgtgtgtgcgccttgtacgtgtgtgtgcgccttgtacatgtgtgtgtgttctcccgcCTCCTGGTCTCACCCTCGATGGTGTTCCTGAAGCTCTCGGAGGAGGTGGAGTAGTACGGCGGCGTGTCGAAGGCGTTGAGCTCCAGACAGTCCACCACATCCTGGGGCTCTGGCAGGCGCTGCACCATGGGGCGGGCCACGTTACCCGCTGGGTTCCTCCTGATTGGGCTGGATTCGGTGTCTACAGGTAGGAAAGAGCACATCAGGGTCACTGCACTGTTCACAAACCATGAACATGCACTTATGGTTGTTCTTTCTGTACTTACACTTAGTCACTGACTCATATAATGACTCATTAAGTATGTCAAACCCTACAATTAGAATAACACTactaaataaaataacacaGGTTTATGCTTCAACAATGACTAGAAATGTTATACACAAACACTGCAGAAGCTACTTCCTGAATGAATGGTTTGAGGCTAATTCCTTTGGATCAAAGGAGCCAGTCGATGAGATTCCTTCCCAATCAGACCGTAAGCCTATATAAGGCCAGCATTATGACCATATAAGGCAATGTCTTGCTTGTTCTAGGAGGAAATACCATGTGAGTCTTGAATCCTAAGAGGATTAACAGCACAGATCACCAACACTCTCCACACTCACATGCTCTCTCCAGGCAGAatccacacacattcattcattaGTCTCCCAAGGAGGACAGATAACTATTTCTTACTCATAACATCACATATATCATATGTTTTGTGTTGACTAAAATATTAATATTTGTAGTCACAGTCATGACTGTTTTCTCTGGCTGGGTGTGCTAAACAGCCCAGAACAATAGAGGTAAATGAATTAAGCCCTAATCTCATGCTGCAATCCCCCAATCTCAGTATAATCTGGTAATCTGAAGTCATGTGAAAACCATTGGGTTATTTCACCAGGTCCCCAGTCCAGAATCTCAGGACCCCATTCGGGACCATGAAAAAAGGTTTACAGAGATGTGTGCTCCCAAAGCAGAGGCCATACCACTGCTGCACTGTTGCAGCCAGCCCTCCAGGTGTTGCAACAAGAATGAGTTCTAGCTCATCAAAATGAGTTGATGGTAGCGTCAAAGAGCCAAGGCTAACGTCACGGCTGTCTCACTGTTGCAGACGGTGCCCATGGTGTCGTAGTCCTCCACGCTCTCGCAGATGACCCTCCACTGGGAGAACACAGAGTTGGGGCTGAGGGAGTCGCTGTCGAAGCTGCTCCTGGCGCCCAGCAGTTCGTCGGTGCAGATGTCGCACTCGCTGCCCCCGATGGCAAAGTTCCAGTAGGGAAGGGCGAAGGTGGCGTCGCCCAGCATGTCCTGAAAGGAAGAGGAGTAGGAGAGAATGGACGAGGTGAGCGTGGATTCTTCTGTGGCTGGGGGAGGCCCTTCCGCCCTCCGCTCCGCCCTCCTCACCTGCATGTCCctctccagctgcagcaggtggAAGCGGTGCCAGGTGACGAAGCCCGGCCCCTCGTGAGAGAAGTCCACCCCCCCGAAGCTGGCCTGGCCCGGCCCCAGGTAGGTCTTACTGACAGAGTAGTAGTGGGTCCACACAAAGTAGTTATAGATGGTGATGTTCTCAAACTGGGGGGTGTTGCCATCCGGACCATACACCTCCTGGTACCTGGGCAATATAAGAGCAGAGggagtggatggatggatggaagaaagaaggagatgGTGTCTggacggctgtgtgtgtgtgtgtgtgtatgtgtctatgcgtgtgtgtgtcatagctGTAGTACCGTCGGGTGCAGATCACCAGGTCAGGGTGCACAGTTCTCTTGGCCTGGTCTAAG
The Hypomesus transpacificus isolate Combined female chromosome 22, fHypTra1, whole genome shotgun sequence genome window above contains:
- the tyrp1b gene encoding tyrosinase-related protein 1b: MHHQSTMLGVLVVTLCAGLTAAQFPRDCVTPEGLRSGQCCPSPTGVAGDECGSSTGRGQCVTIAADRRPHGPQYPHDGRDDRERWPLRFFNRTCQCNGNFSGHNCGRCRHGLTGPNCDERISVVRRNIMQMNAADKQAFVNALDQAKRTVHPDLVICTRRYQEVYGPDGNTPQFENITIYNYFVWTHYYSVSKTYLGPGQASFGGVDFSHEGPGFVTWHRFHLLQLERDMQDMLGDATFALPYWNFAIGGSECDICTDELLGARSSFDSDSLSPNSVFSQWRVICESVEDYDTMGTVCNNTESSPIRRNPAGNVARPMVQRLPEPQDVVDCLELNAFDTPPYYSTSSESFRNTIEGYSAPQGGYDPVVRSLHNLAHLFLNGTGGQTHLSPNDPIFVLLHTFTDAIFDEWLSRHSPGEAVYPEENAPIGHNRQFNMVPFWPPVTNAEMFVPAPQNLGYAYEVQWPTRPYTLSEIITIGIVAAVLVVAVVGGVIACAVRARSYRSAEGLEPLLGETFRRYSEDDRRMDKTQSVV